A region from the Biomphalaria glabrata chromosome 14, xgBioGlab47.1, whole genome shotgun sequence genome encodes:
- the LOC106060695 gene encoding uncharacterized protein LOC106060695, with the protein MEDLKSIWNYSKMSCKRKTQTDRKISKRLKTEKLDRPVCLKDQTVLAGFSFHRDENQDADPNHFTCDKSEVQSHDVERLLIGDHETQESEGVEADLHKHRRNCKKNPGHSQFIPVDTFTLKHLPEGLQNNVLYEYIKVIADLTVRVDVKLSSPHRPKFWPETTQSYPFSNMSERRYLRYGSGIVRNVNKFQDGVLQDGDYGCTAFKKCWCRKCKDSGSPSNVWWEFYVTTATHVVFDGIEANHTTLRLFYDRDESPVVSVDNVSVFDVNIEDDRCWLKCVTCDKILGNKLMEMCKHFNNVWMEVYNKYFFSRSQHKLTFIVSHPHGCSKQVSVGQWKDRLEVGGRSKFTYTTCTCPGSSGAHVHCLGYNCLTWSDLVHCGSLKSGLNYSGAGLV; encoded by the exons ATGGAAGATTTAAAGTCTATTTGG aactattCAAAGATGTCCTGCAAGAGAAAAACTCAAACTGATAGAAAAATATCGAAAAGACTAAAAACAGAAAAA CTAGACCGTCCAGTTTGTTTAAAAGATCAGACTGTCCTAGCAGGCTTTTCCTTTCATAGGGATGAAAATCAAGATGCAG ATCCTAATCATTTCACCTGTGACAAGTCTGAAGTCCAGTCTCATGATGTTGAACGTCTACTTATTG GTGATCATGAAACTCAGGAGTCAGAAGGTGTAGAAGCTGATCTACACAAACATCGACGTAACTGTAAGAAGAATCCAGGTCATAGCCAGTTTATACCTGTTGATACCTTCACCTTGAAACATTTACCTGAAGGTTTACAAAACAATGTTTTGTATGAGTACATCAAAGTTATAGCTGACCTGACAGTTAGAGTAGATGTTAAATTGTCAAGTCCACACAGACCAAAGTTTTGGCCAGAGACTACTCAATCATATCCATTTTCTAACATGAGTGAGAGAAGATACTTGAGGTATGGAAGTGGAATAGTGAGGAATGTAAACAAGTTTCAAGATGGAGTCTTACAAGATGGTGATTATGGATGTACTGCCTTCAAaaagtgttggtgtagaaaaTGTAAAGATTCAGGCTCACCCAGCAATGTGTGGTGGGAGTTTTATGTGACCACAGCCACACATGTGGTTTTTGATGGCATTGAGGCCAATCACACAACCTTGAGATTGTTTTATGATAGAGATGAAAGTCCAGTGGTCAGTGTTGATAATGTCAGTGTCTTTGATGTAAACATTGAGGATGACAGGTGTTGGTTGAAATGTGTGACATGTGATaaaattttaggaaataaaCTGATGGAAATGTGCAAACATTTTAACAATGTCTGGATGGAAGTCTATAACAAATACTTTTTCTCTAGATCTCAACACAAGTTGACCTTTATAGTGTCACATCCTCATGGATGTTCTAAACAGGTCAGTGTTGGTCAATGGAAGGACAGACTAGAGGTGGGTGGTAGATCTAAGTTTACTTATACAACTTGTACATGTCCAGGAAGTAGTGGAGCACATGTACACTGTCTGGGGTATAACTGCTTAACTTGGTCTGACCTTGTCCATTGTGGAAGTCTCAAGTCTGGATTAAATTACAGTGGAGCTGGTCTTGTCTAg